The Danio rerio strain Tuebingen ecotype United States chromosome 1, GRCz12tu, whole genome shotgun sequence genome includes a region encoding these proteins:
- the mhc1zda gene encoding major histocompatibility complex class I ZDA isoform X1, with protein sequence MFFQKIFLQHIKLSHSKKRETEIFFHGFVIMRTGEFNAETACHSEGEDTHRGFKMAVFVVLLLAVMPLDVEPATTEKHSLYYIYTALSRPVNLPGIHEFTAMGLLDDRQIDYYNSQDQKKIPKQHWMKEKMQEDYWEKGTQSRKSKEQWFNVNVNILMDRMRHNKSDLHVLQWRHGCEIDSQDDDVRFSKGIDEYSYDGENFLSFDDADSQWVAPVDAALPTKRKWDNVPILNQYTKGYLEKECVDWLNKFREYGNEELREGSPPDVHVFARSIINGKAKLKLTCLATGFYPKDVYLTIRKYRMALLDKDLESSGVRPNHDGTFQLRMSTYIYEDEKAEYDCYVKHRTLGAPIIKKWDGKCSDCSKVTFLGMIVGAIIGAVFVLTVIGLVILVLTRKKGIGDNDPSAIPLNNNQHIEPSVKESKNKPTAAEGQSTGGDLKS encoded by the exons atgtttttccaaaaaatatttttacagcacATCAAGTTAAGTCATTCTAAGAAAAGAGAAACTGAAATATTTTTTCATGGATTTGTCATAATGCGTACTGGAGAGTTCAATGCTGAAACGGCTTGCCACAGTGAAGGGGAAGACACACACCGCGGCTTTAAAATGGCTGTTTTTGTCGTTTTGTTGTTGGCAGTGATGCCCCTTGATGTTGAACCAGCCACGACTG AAAAACACTCCCTCTACTACATATACACAGCTTTATCCAGACCTGTCAATCTGCCGGGCATCCATGAGTTCACTGCAATGGGTTTGCTTGATGACAGACAGATTGACTATTACAACAGCCAAGATCAGAAGAAGATTCCTAAACAGCACTGGATGAAAGAGAAAATGCAGGAAGATTACTGGGAAAAAGGCACCCAGTCCAGAAAGAGCAAAGAACAGTGGTTTAATGTGAACGTCAACATTCTGATGGACCGAATGAGACACAATAAATCAG ATCTTCATGTTCTTCAGTGGAGACATGGTTGTGAAATTGACAGTCAGGACGATGATGTTCGGTTTTCTAAAGGCATTGATGAGTACAGTTATGATGGAGAAAACTTCTTGTCTTTTGATGATGCGGATTCTCAGTGGGTTGCCCCAGTGGACGCAGCTCTTCCAACCAAGAGGAAATGGGATAATGTGCCCATCCTAAATCAGTACACTAAGGGCTACCTGGAAAAAGAGTGTGTGGACTGGCTTAACAAATTCAGAGAATATGGAAATGAGGAGCTTAGAGAAGGCT CTCCCCCAGATGTTCATGTGTTTGCAAGGAGCATTATCAATGGCAAAGCCAAGCTAAAACTCACTTGTCTGGCTACTGGATTCTACCCCAAAGATGTGTATTTGACCATAAGGAAATACCGCATGGCACTGCTTGATAAAGATCTAGAATCCTCAGGAGTTAGACCAAACCATGATGGGACCTTTCAGCTTAGAATGAGCACTTACATCTACGAGGATGAAAAAGCAGAATATGACTGTTATGTGAAGCACAGAACCCTTGGAGCACCAATTATCAAAAAATGGG ATGGGAAATGCAGCGATTGCTCCAAGGTGACTTTCCTTGGTATGATTGTTGGAGCAATAATCGGAGCAGTGTTTGTGCTGACAGTCATTGGCTTGGTAATTTTGGTCTTAACAAGGAAGAAAG GAATTGGGGATAATGATCCAAGTGCAATACCGCTAAATAATAATCAACACATTGAACCATCTG TGAAGGAGTCCAAAAATAAACCGACAGCTGCAGAAGGACAATCTACTGGTGGAGATCTGAAAAGTTAA
- the mhc1zda gene encoding major histocompatibility complex class I ZDA precursor (The RefSeq protein has 13 substitutions compared to this genomic sequence), translating to MAVFVVLLLAVMLLDVEPATTEKHSLYYIYTALSRPVDLPGIYEFTAMGLLDDRQIDYYNSQEQKKIPKQHWMKERMQEDYWEKGTQSRKSKEQWFNVNVNILMDRMRHNKSDLHVLQWRHGCEIDSQDDDVRFSKGIDEYSYDGENFLSFDDADSQWVAPVDAALPTKRKWDNVPILNQYTKGYLEKECVDWLNKFREYGDEELREGSPPDVHVFARSIINGKAKLKLTCLATGFYPKDVYLTIRKYRMALPDKEFESSGVRPNHDGTFQLRKSTYIYEDEKAEYDCYVNHTTLGAPIIKKWDGKCSDCSKVTFLGMIVGAIIGAVLVLTVIGLVILVLTRKKAPKKPFYKNGIGDNDPSAIPLNNNQHIEPSVKESKNKPTAAEGQSTGGDLKS from the exons ATGGCTGTTTTTGTCGTTTTGTTGTTGGCAGTGATGCCCCTTGATGTTGAACCAGCCACGACTG AAAAACACTCCCTCTACTACATATACACAGCTTTATCCAGACCTGTCAATCTGCCGGGCATCCATGAGTTCACTGCAATGGGTTTGCTTGATGACAGACAGATTGACTATTACAACAGCCAAGATCAGAAGAAGATTCCTAAACAGCACTGGATGAAAGAGAAAATGCAGGAAGATTACTGGGAAAAAGGCACCCAGTCCAGAAAGAGCAAAGAACAGTGGTTTAATGTGAACGTCAACATTCTGATGGACCGAATGAGACACAATAAATCAG ATCTTCATGTTCTTCAGTGGAGACATGGTTGTGAAATTGACAGTCAGGACGATGATGTTCGGTTTTCTAAAGGCATTGATGAGTACAGTTATGATGGAGAAAACTTCTTGTCTTTTGATGATGCGGATTCTCAGTGGGTTGCCCCAGTGGACGCAGCTCTTCCAACCAAGAGGAAATGGGATAATGTGCCCATCCTAAATCAGTACACTAAGGGCTACCTGGAAAAAGAGTGTGTGGACTGGCTTAACAAATTCAGAGAATATGGAAATGAGGAGCTTAGAGAAGGCT CTCCCCCAGATGTTCATGTGTTTGCAAGGAGCATTATCAATGGCAAAGCCAAGCTAAAACTCACTTGTCTGGCTACTGGATTCTACCCCAAAGATGTGTATTTGACCATAAGGAAATACCGCATGGCACTGCTTGATAAAGATCTAGAATCCTCAGGAGTTAGACCAAACCATGATGGGACCTTTCAGCTTAGAATGAGCACTTACATCTACGAGGATGAAAAAGCAGAATATGACTGTTATGTGAAGCACAGAACCCTTGGAGCACCAATTATCAAAAAATGGG ATGGGAAATGCAGCGATTGCTCCAAGGTGACTTTCCTTGGTATGATTGTTGGAGCAATAATCGGAGCAGTGTTTGTGCTGACAGTCATTGGCTTGGTAATTTTGGTCTTAACAAGGAAGAAAG CTCCCAAGAAACCCTTTTACAAAAACG GAATTGGGGATAATGATCCAAGTGCAATACCGCTAAATAATAATCAACACATTGAACCATCTG TGAAGGAGTCCAAAAATAAACCGACAGCTGCAGAAGGACAATCTACTGGTGGAGATCTGAAAAGTTAA
- the mhc1zda gene encoding major histocompatibility complex class I ZDA isoform X2, whose translation MGLLDDRQIDYYNSQDQKKIPKQHWMKEKMQEDYWEKGTQSRKSKEQWFNVNVNILMDRMRHNKSDLHVLQWRHGCEIDSQDDDVRFSKGIDEYSYDGENFLSFDDADSQWVAPVDAALPTKRKWDNVPILNQYTKGYLEKECVDWLNKFREYGNEELREGSPPDVHVFARSIINGKAKLKLTCLATGFYPKDVYLTIRKYRMALLDKDLESSGVRPNHDGTFQLRMSTYIYEDEKAEYDCYVKHRTLGAPIIKKWDGKCSDCSKVTFLGMIVGAIIGAVFVLTVIGLVILVLTRKKAPKKPFYKNGIGDNDPSAIPLNNNQHIEPSVKESKNKPTAAEGQSTGGDLKS comes from the exons ATGGGTTTGCTTGATGACAGACAGATTGACTATTACAACAGCCAAGATCAGAAGAAGATTCCTAAACAGCACTGGATGAAAGAGAAAATGCAGGAAGATTACTGGGAAAAAGGCACCCAGTCCAGAAAGAGCAAAGAACAGTGGTTTAATGTGAACGTCAACATTCTGATGGACCGAATGAGACACAATAAATCAG ATCTTCATGTTCTTCAGTGGAGACATGGTTGTGAAATTGACAGTCAGGACGATGATGTTCGGTTTTCTAAAGGCATTGATGAGTACAGTTATGATGGAGAAAACTTCTTGTCTTTTGATGATGCGGATTCTCAGTGGGTTGCCCCAGTGGACGCAGCTCTTCCAACCAAGAGGAAATGGGATAATGTGCCCATCCTAAATCAGTACACTAAGGGCTACCTGGAAAAAGAGTGTGTGGACTGGCTTAACAAATTCAGAGAATATGGAAATGAGGAGCTTAGAGAAGGCT CTCCCCCAGATGTTCATGTGTTTGCAAGGAGCATTATCAATGGCAAAGCCAAGCTAAAACTCACTTGTCTGGCTACTGGATTCTACCCCAAAGATGTGTATTTGACCATAAGGAAATACCGCATGGCACTGCTTGATAAAGATCTAGAATCCTCAGGAGTTAGACCAAACCATGATGGGACCTTTCAGCTTAGAATGAGCACTTACATCTACGAGGATGAAAAAGCAGAATATGACTGTTATGTGAAGCACAGAACCCTTGGAGCACCAATTATCAAAAAATGGG ATGGGAAATGCAGCGATTGCTCCAAGGTGACTTTCCTTGGTATGATTGTTGGAGCAATAATCGGAGCAGTGTTTGTGCTGACAGTCATTGGCTTGGTAATTTTGGTCTTAACAAGGAAGAAAG CTCCCAAGAAACCCTTTTACAAAAACG GAATTGGGGATAATGATCCAAGTGCAATACCGCTAAATAATAATCAACACATTGAACCATCTG TGAAGGAGTCCAAAAATAAACCGACAGCTGCAGAAGGACAATCTACTGGTGGAGATCTGAAAAGTTAA